In Streptomyces nojiriensis, one genomic interval encodes:
- a CDS encoding ABC transporter permease produces MTARRTAGPRPPLLLALPALLAIAFLMLPLVGILVRTRWSELGEHLTTPGSLEALRLSLVVSFWALGLSLVLGVPMAWLLARVDFRGKTVVRSLVLLPMVLPPTVGGVALLLGFGRRGLLGPFLDDAFGITLPFHTSGAVVAATFVAMPFLVISLEGALGGLRPGYEETAASLGATPLRVFFTVTLPMVAPGLIAGAALTWARALGEFGATITFAGNLPGVTQTLPLQVYLLLQDDPEAATSLSLLLLVVAMAVLVALRGRWTSGHAVRDAPHPTPGEDPVARAPEPDADALAPSAPAGRWSLHAEVTGFNELTLDAEPGTTIAVVGENGAGKTTLLRALLGLTPRAHAALRLGDDDVTTLPPHRRGVAWVPQDGALFPHLTALGNTAYGLRAQGTGRAEARSRARLWLDRLGVGHLADRRPAQLSGGQAQRVALARALAAQPRLLLLDEPLAALDQTTRARVRHTLRTHLAGFGGVCLIVTHDPVEAVSLADRVLVLAHGRALQDAPPAEVTRNPRSPWVARMLGRNAWPGTTTVDGLKLAAGGSVVVAEPVAEGSEALAIVAPEAVSLHREQPSGSPRNVWPGTVREITAAGSRLRVLVTSRAAADVVSEITPQAAAELAIADGTDVWCSVKATEITLVPL; encoded by the coding sequence GTGACCGCCCGCCGCACCGCCGGGCCCCGCCCGCCGCTCCTCCTGGCCCTGCCCGCGCTCCTCGCGATCGCGTTCCTGATGCTCCCGCTGGTCGGAATCCTCGTCCGCACCCGGTGGAGCGAACTCGGCGAGCACCTGACCACGCCCGGCTCCCTGGAGGCCCTGCGGCTTTCCCTCGTCGTCTCGTTCTGGGCGCTGGGCCTCAGCCTGGTCCTGGGCGTACCCATGGCCTGGCTGCTGGCCCGGGTCGACTTCCGCGGGAAGACCGTCGTACGGTCCCTGGTGCTGCTGCCGATGGTGCTGCCCCCGACGGTGGGCGGTGTCGCGCTGCTGCTCGGCTTCGGCCGGCGCGGTCTGCTGGGCCCTTTCCTCGACGACGCCTTCGGGATCACCCTGCCCTTCCACACCTCGGGAGCCGTCGTGGCGGCCACCTTCGTGGCGATGCCGTTCCTCGTCATCAGCCTCGAAGGGGCGCTGGGCGGACTGCGGCCGGGCTACGAGGAGACGGCGGCCTCCCTCGGTGCCACCCCGCTGCGGGTCTTCTTCACCGTCACCCTGCCGATGGTGGCCCCCGGCCTGATCGCCGGAGCAGCCCTCACCTGGGCGCGGGCGCTCGGCGAGTTCGGGGCCACGATCACCTTCGCCGGAAACCTGCCCGGCGTCACCCAGACCCTCCCCCTCCAGGTGTACCTGCTGCTCCAGGACGACCCCGAGGCCGCGACCTCGCTGTCCCTGCTCCTGCTCGTCGTGGCGATGGCGGTACTGGTCGCCCTGCGCGGCCGCTGGACCTCCGGCCACGCGGTACGCGACGCCCCTCATCCGACTCCCGGCGAGGACCCGGTCGCCCGGGCCCCCGAGCCGGACGCGGACGCACTCGCCCCATCCGCGCCCGCCGGCCGCTGGTCCCTGCACGCCGAGGTCACGGGCTTCAACGAGCTCACCCTCGACGCTGAACCCGGCACCACCATCGCCGTGGTCGGCGAGAACGGCGCCGGCAAGACCACCCTGCTGCGCGCCCTGCTCGGCCTCACCCCGCGCGCCCACGCCGCACTGCGGCTCGGCGACGACGACGTGACCACCCTGCCCCCGCACCGGCGGGGCGTGGCGTGGGTCCCCCAGGACGGCGCGCTGTTCCCGCACCTCACCGCGCTCGGCAACACCGCCTACGGGCTGCGCGCGCAGGGCACCGGCCGCGCCGAGGCCCGCTCCCGGGCGCGCCTGTGGCTCGACCGGCTCGGTGTCGGCCATCTCGCCGACCGCAGGCCCGCGCAGCTGTCCGGCGGCCAAGCCCAACGGGTGGCGCTGGCCCGGGCGCTGGCCGCCCAGCCCCGCCTGCTGCTCCTGGACGAACCGCTGGCCGCACTCGACCAGACCACCCGGGCCCGGGTACGGCACACCCTGCGCACCCACCTCGCCGGCTTCGGCGGGGTCTGCCTCATCGTCACCCACGACCCCGTCGAAGCCGTCTCCCTGGCCGACCGGGTCCTCGTACTGGCCCACGGCCGGGCCCTCCAGGACGCACCGCCCGCCGAGGTCACGCGCAATCCGCGCTCCCCATGGGTCGCGCGGATGCTCGGCCGCAACGCGTGGCCGGGAACGACCACGGTGGACGGGCTCAAGCTGGCCGCCGGCGGGTCCGTCGTGGTGGCGGAACCCGTGGCGGAGGGCTCCGAGGCCCTGGCCATCGTCGCGCCCGAGGCCGTCTCGCTGCATCGCGAGCAGCCGTCCGGCAGTCCGCGCAACGTCTGGCCCGGAACCGTCCGTGAGATCACGGCGGCGGGCAGCAGGCTCCGGGTCCTCGTCACGTCCCGGGCCGCCGCCGACGTCGTCTCCGAGATCACCCCGCAGGCGGCCGCCGAGCTGGCGATCGCCGACGGCACCGATGTGTGGTGCAGCGTCAAGGCCACCGAGATCACCCTCGTGCCCTTGTGA
- the modA gene encoding molybdate ABC transporter substrate-binding protein, whose amino-acid sequence MRFLQYVRQRRAVVGLLGGALLVPVLAACGGGGTAVSAAAAPTASASGSVPPANLTVLAAASLTDVFKTMGAQYEKEHPGTKVAFSFAGSQELAAQVRQGAPADALVTADTKTMDGLKAETGTPTVIAKNELVIATAPGNPHKIDSLKDLSDPDLKVVLAAPEVPAGRYSQEIIDKQGITVKPVSLEPNVRAVLSKVELGEADAGLVYKTDTTAAKGKVGAVGIPPDQNAVASYPAATLKATKNAAAAAAYVRWLSSPEAQKILQEAGFQKP is encoded by the coding sequence ATGCGCTTCCTCCAGTACGTCCGACAGCGCCGGGCGGTCGTCGGCCTCCTCGGCGGCGCCCTCCTCGTTCCCGTCCTGGCCGCCTGCGGCGGTGGCGGCACCGCCGTCTCCGCGGCCGCCGCACCGACCGCCTCCGCATCGGGCTCCGTACCGCCCGCGAACCTGACCGTGCTCGCCGCCGCCTCCCTCACCGACGTGTTCAAGACCATGGGGGCGCAGTACGAGAAGGAGCACCCGGGCACGAAGGTCGCCTTCTCCTTCGCCGGATCGCAGGAACTGGCCGCACAGGTCAGACAGGGGGCCCCGGCCGATGCCCTGGTCACCGCGGACACCAAGACGATGGACGGCCTCAAGGCGGAGACCGGGACCCCGACCGTGATCGCGAAGAACGAGCTCGTGATCGCGACCGCTCCGGGCAACCCCCACAAGATCGACTCCCTGAAGGACCTGTCCGACCCCGACCTGAAGGTCGTCCTGGCCGCTCCGGAGGTGCCCGCCGGGCGCTACAGCCAGGAGATCATCGACAAGCAGGGCATCACCGTCAAGCCGGTCTCGCTGGAGCCGAACGTACGGGCCGTGCTCTCCAAGGTGGAGCTGGGCGAGGCGGACGCCGGCCTCGTCTACAAGACGGACACGACCGCCGCCAAGGGGAAGGTCGGGGCGGTCGGCATCCCGCCCGACCAGAACGCCGTCGCCTCCTACCCGGCCGCCACGCTGAAGGCCACCAAGAACGCCGCCGCCGCGGCCGCCTACGTCCGGTGGCTGTCCTCGCCGGAGGCCCAGAAGATCCTCCAGGAGGCGGGCTTCCAGAAGCCGTGA